The following are from one region of the Petrotoga mobilis SJ95 genome:
- the ilvD gene encoding dihydroxy-acid dehydratase, with protein sequence MSDNKQRSDEIKKGVSKAPHRSLLYALGLTKDEIDKPIIGIANSANDIIPGHKHLNEICESVKNGVYAAGGLPLAFSTIGICDGITMGHSGMNYSLPSRELIADSIEAVARAYKFDGLVLIPNCDKIVPGMLMAALRLNIPAIVVSGGPMLAGNYKGRKIDLHDMFEAVGARVANKISDEELNEMEMNACPGYGSCAGMFTANSMNCLTEVLGLALPGNGTIPAVFSSRRALATKSGEKIMELVAKDIKPLDIFTEKTVENAFTLDMALGCSTNTALHLPAIVHEAGIDFDIDIINKISSKTPHLCSLSPAGIHHIEDLHYAGGIPAVLKELSKKNLLHLDCLTVTGETLGENLKTVGYVNQEVIRPIDNPYHKDGGLAVLKGNIAPNGAIVKQIAVSDEMLVHEGPAKVFNKEEEAIKAIYGGKIKEGDVVVILYEGPKGGPGMREMLAPTSALAGMGLDKKVALITDGRFSGATRGSAIGHVSPEAAAGGPIGVVRDGDMVSINIPQKTLNLKISEEELQARLNTFKPILPKTSGYLDRYSRFVQSADKGAFLE encoded by the coding sequence ATGAGCGATAATAAACAAAGAAGCGACGAAATTAAAAAAGGAGTATCAAAAGCTCCACATCGTTCTTTGCTTTATGCCTTAGGGTTGACAAAAGATGAGATCGATAAACCTATAATAGGGATAGCTAACTCTGCGAACGATATAATACCAGGACATAAACATTTGAATGAAATATGCGAAAGTGTAAAAAATGGAGTATACGCTGCTGGAGGTTTGCCTTTAGCTTTTTCAACAATAGGAATCTGTGATGGTATCACTATGGGACACAGCGGTATGAACTATTCATTACCGAGTAGAGAATTAATTGCCGATTCTATTGAAGCTGTAGCTAGAGCCTACAAATTCGATGGATTGGTTCTTATTCCCAACTGCGATAAGATCGTTCCAGGGATGTTAATGGCTGCTTTGAGGTTAAATATTCCTGCCATTGTAGTAAGTGGAGGCCCAATGCTTGCAGGGAATTACAAAGGGAGAAAAATTGATTTGCACGATATGTTTGAAGCGGTTGGTGCGAGAGTTGCCAATAAGATTTCTGATGAAGAGTTAAATGAAATGGAAATGAACGCCTGTCCTGGGTATGGATCTTGTGCTGGGATGTTTACTGCCAATTCAATGAACTGCCTAACAGAGGTTTTAGGACTTGCGCTGCCGGGAAATGGGACGATTCCGGCAGTTTTTTCTAGTAGGAGGGCTTTGGCAACAAAAAGTGGAGAAAAAATAATGGAGTTAGTAGCTAAAGACATTAAACCGTTGGATATATTCACCGAAAAAACTGTAGAAAACGCCTTTACTCTAGACATGGCTTTAGGTTGTTCTACCAACACGGCTTTACATTTGCCGGCAATTGTTCACGAAGCTGGAATCGATTTTGACATAGATATTATAAATAAAATTAGCTCAAAAACCCCACACCTATGTAGTTTATCCCCTGCAGGGATTCATCACATTGAAGATTTACATTATGCCGGTGGTATTCCTGCTGTACTAAAAGAATTGTCCAAGAAGAATTTGCTCCATCTAGACTGTTTGACCGTAACTGGGGAAACATTAGGTGAGAATCTCAAAACCGTTGGTTATGTCAACCAGGAAGTGATAAGGCCTATAGATAATCCGTACCATAAAGATGGAGGACTAGCGGTGTTAAAAGGTAATATAGCTCCTAACGGGGCAATCGTTAAACAGATAGCTGTATCGGATGAGATGTTGGTACATGAAGGACCTGCAAAGGTCTTCAACAAGGAAGAAGAAGCCATCAAAGCTATTTATGGGGGAAAAATTAAAGAAGGAGATGTAGTAGTTATCCTGTACGAAGGGCCAAAGGGAGGACCAGGTATGAGAGAGATGTTAGCACCTACTTCTGCATTAGCTGGTATGGGATTGGATAAGAAGGTTGCCCTGATCACCGATGGTAGATTCTCAGGAGCAACACGCGGCTCTGCCATAGGTCATGTATCTCCCGAAGCTGCAGCAGGAGGTCCAATAGGGGTTGTAAGGGATGGGGATATGGTATCGATAAACATACCACAAAAGACTCTAAATTTAAAAATATCAGAAGAAGAATTACAAGCAAGATTAAATACTTTTAAACCGATACTTCCAAAAACTAGTGGGTATTTAGACAGGTACAGTAGGTTTGTACAATCAGCGGATAAAGGGGCGTTTTTAGAATAA
- the pheA gene encoding prephenate dehydratase: MKEDQTFKKCGYLGPKGTYSEIAAMKYFGENVFLIPLQSISDVFEMVQSKEVDFGVVPIENSVEGSVNITMDLLFEKTDIQVVGECIVPIKHFLLSYENLDLTEIKKLFSHQQAIGQCSKFIKNRLNNPEIIFTASTANACEIIKDVQKSAAIGSENIVNIYNLKVLAKDIQDSKSNSTRFFVIANSERFTKIEGTEKNYKTSIICSPKHNKPGVLYNMLKTFKEKNINLTRIESRPTKKQLGEYSFYIDFEGYKEDKDIITALVKLEKMSSFFKILGSYPKWKERE; encoded by the coding sequence TTGAAAGAAGATCAGACTTTCAAAAAATGCGGTTATCTAGGGCCAAAAGGAACTTATAGTGAAATTGCTGCAATGAAATATTTTGGTGAAAATGTTTTTTTGATTCCATTACAATCTATTTCAGACGTTTTTGAAATGGTTCAAAGTAAAGAAGTAGATTTTGGAGTTGTTCCAATTGAAAATTCTGTAGAAGGTTCAGTGAACATTACAATGGATCTTTTATTCGAGAAAACTGATATTCAGGTAGTTGGGGAGTGTATTGTTCCAATCAAACATTTTCTTCTGTCCTATGAAAATTTAGACTTGACTGAGATTAAAAAGCTTTTTTCTCATCAACAAGCTATTGGACAATGCAGTAAGTTTATAAAAAATAGATTGAATAATCCCGAAATTATATTTACCGCGAGTACCGCAAATGCTTGTGAAATAATAAAAGATGTTCAAAAAAGTGCCGCTATAGGCTCAGAAAATATTGTTAATATCTATAATTTAAAGGTTTTAGCTAAAGATATTCAAGACTCAAAAAGTAATTCAACCCGTTTTTTCGTAATTGCAAATTCCGAAAGGTTTACAAAGATTGAAGGTACAGAAAAAAATTACAAAACCTCGATAATATGTTCTCCAAAACACAACAAACCTGGGGTTCTGTACAACATGTTAAAAACTTTCAAAGAAAAGAACATAAATCTAACAAGGATAGAGTCTCGGCCAACAAAAAAGCAATTAGGTGAATATTCTTTTTATATAGATTTTGAAGGTTATAAAGAAGATAAAGATATAATAACAGCATTAGTTAAATTAGAAAAAATGAGTTCTTTCTTTAAAATTCTTGGAAGTTATCCAAAATGGAAAGAACGGGAATGA
- a CDS encoding sedoheptulokinase — protein MKVLGIDFGTTSYSACLYDSKSKEIAFANKQNTSLIFDGLKSEFDIKKLESDFDSFIKYLTKVFDLKGTKAISVTGNMHSFFLVKDNTPITNIITWQDQRALEKNENGITYVDYINKNYKSLFSKFQYFLSPGYAVTTLLPLQKFLRTSGFSLHFAPDFIVKKLTGDTTYDSIPIDPTIAHSSGFYALENKDWNWKLINALGYSEIHLPKIAEPGTFVGNVGKYIPQLTGTPIFLGMGDNQASVLGAIFEKKLETSYNKINSMVISIGTSGQISAVVKEIKRISKYIDYRPFLNNYYLLVGASLSAGKTIDTIKDFIKSFISLACKKNVEDDYVYEFIKNSMLPVSPLKFRTTLNGTRYNPQLRGAIDNISLNNFTIQNLVTAAAYGIVEELYKYYREMNIDYEDILGVGNGLQKNKYFISIIKKVFNKNFYLSKLEETTSFGAAVCAMEGKTKGEVDIQG, from the coding sequence ATGAAAGTGTTGGGGATAGATTTTGGGACAACTTCTTACAGTGCATGCTTATACGACAGTAAAAGTAAAGAAATTGCCTTCGCAAATAAACAAAATACAAGTTTAATTTTCGATGGTTTAAAAAGTGAATTTGACATAAAAAAATTAGAAAGTGATTTTGATTCTTTTATAAAATATCTAACTAAAGTTTTTGATTTAAAAGGAACCAAAGCTATTTCGGTCACCGGAAATATGCATAGTTTTTTTCTTGTGAAAGATAACACCCCAATAACAAATATAATTACTTGGCAAGATCAAAGAGCTTTAGAGAAAAATGAAAATGGAATTACATATGTAGATTATATTAATAAAAATTATAAATCGCTATTTTCAAAATTTCAATACTTTCTAAGCCCAGGGTATGCTGTCACAACTTTACTCCCTTTACAAAAATTTCTACGTACTTCGGGGTTTTCTCTCCATTTTGCTCCAGATTTCATTGTAAAAAAGCTCACTGGAGATACTACATACGATTCAATACCTATAGATCCTACTATAGCGCATAGCAGTGGATTTTACGCATTAGAAAACAAAGATTGGAATTGGAAACTAATCAATGCATTGGGATACAGCGAAATTCACCTTCCCAAAATTGCTGAACCTGGAACTTTTGTTGGGAATGTTGGAAAGTACATCCCTCAATTAACTGGTACCCCGATTTTTTTAGGGATGGGTGACAATCAAGCGTCAGTTTTAGGCGCAATTTTTGAAAAGAAACTTGAAACTTCTTACAATAAAATAAATTCGATGGTTATAAGCATAGGAACAAGTGGGCAAATATCTGCTGTAGTTAAGGAAATAAAAAGGATTTCAAAATACATAGATTATCGACCTTTTTTAAATAATTATTATTTATTAGTTGGAGCTAGTTTATCCGCTGGTAAGACTATTGACACTATTAAAGATTTTATAAAAAGCTTTATAAGCTTGGCTTGTAAAAAAAACGTTGAAGACGATTATGTTTACGAATTCATCAAGAATTCAATGTTACCTGTTTCACCTTTAAAATTTCGCACTACATTAAACGGTACACGTTATAATCCTCAATTGAGAGGAGCCATTGATAACATAAGTTTAAACAACTTTACAATTCAGAATCTAGTTACAGCAGCTGCATATGGAATAGTGGAAGAACTCTACAAATATTATAGAGAAATGAATATTGATTATGAAGATATCTTAGGGGTGGGGAATGGTCTACAGAAAAATAAATATTTTATAAGCATCATAAAAAAAGTCTTTAATAAAAATTTTTACCTAAGTAAATTGGAAGAAACTACAAGTTTTGGCGCTGCTGTGTGCGCAATGGAAGGAAAAACGAAAGGGGAGGTCGACATTCAAGGATGA
- a CDS encoding LacI family DNA-binding transcriptional regulator, whose translation MQKTTIKDIAKALNISPSTVSRALNGKNGVSEKLSVTIREKAEELGYVGNFAARSLKTSQSKTIGVTVSDIRNPFFLDFLKGVDNILFQRGYKFLLTDSGENVEKEKIYLMWLIEHGVDGILASPVTERDGKNNLELYKKIKNISIPIVFYDRVFPEESQFDSVTVDNKDSIIQALKYLYNKGHRKIGIFLSKSGIYTIEQRLEGFIEGCELLGIKINEEWIAKDLFPEEKTYDKLKKLKKNHNLPTAIIATNNKITKQLISASKKLNILIPNTLSIMGYDDLTENEIISPPITCIKQPVFEIGRIASTILLGKIENDETKTTKIVLKTEIVERNSIINLNKNTLN comes from the coding sequence ATGCAAAAAACAACTATAAAAGACATCGCAAAGGCTTTGAATATCTCTCCCTCTACAGTTTCAAGAGCTTTAAATGGGAAAAATGGCGTAAGCGAAAAACTCAGTGTAACAATTAGAGAAAAAGCTGAAGAACTTGGTTATGTTGGCAATTTTGCCGCCCGTTCTTTAAAAACATCGCAATCTAAAACTATTGGAGTTACTGTTTCAGATATAAGAAATCCTTTCTTTTTAGATTTTCTAAAAGGGGTAGACAATATTTTATTTCAAAGAGGTTATAAATTCCTTTTAACAGATTCAGGAGAAAATGTTGAAAAAGAAAAAATTTATTTAATGTGGCTTATCGAACACGGAGTAGATGGTATTTTAGCGTCGCCTGTGACTGAAAGAGATGGAAAAAATAATTTAGAACTTTACAAAAAAATTAAGAATATAAGTATTCCAATTGTGTTTTATGATAGAGTCTTCCCTGAGGAATCCCAATTTGATTCAGTCACGGTGGATAATAAAGATAGTATTATTCAAGCTTTAAAATATTTATATAATAAAGGCCATAGAAAAATTGGTATTTTTCTTTCAAAGAGTGGTATTTATACTATAGAACAAAGATTAGAAGGCTTTATAGAGGGGTGCGAACTTTTGGGAATTAAAATAAATGAAGAATGGATAGCAAAAGATTTGTTTCCCGAAGAAAAAACTTACGATAAATTGAAAAAATTGAAGAAAAATCATAATCTTCCAACTGCAATAATTGCCACAAACAATAAAATAACCAAACAGTTAATTAGTGCTTCAAAAAAATTAAACATATTAATACCGAATACTCTTTCAATTATGGGATACGATGATTTGACGGAAAATGAAATAATTTCACCCCCCATAACGTGCATCAAACAACCAGTCTTTGAAATAGGTAGAATAGCATCGACTATATTGTTAGGAAAAATAGAAAATGATGAAACTAAAACAACTAAGATCGTGTTGAAAACAGAGATTGTTGAAAGAAATTCGATCATTAATTTGAATAAAAATACACTTAATTGA
- a CDS encoding ABC transporter substrate-binding protein produces MKKGLTVLLLVTVLLSFSLIGFGQTSFFDISKANPPKAIQSSDMTIFFIVKASENEFWQIVLDGAQKAANHFGVEFIHQEATSESEVSRQVSILETAISTNPDAIVLAPTVADALVPGIERAMDSGIPVIIIDSMANTDNYVSFLGSDNYTIGQRSADELAKALEEKNGSPSGKVAAITYMSGVGSLEARISGFLDRIEEAYPDIEVVSVRDAMGQVGNTINITLDLLTAYPDLDGLYANNQMTGDDMVRALDMQGRNDLAAVAVDASAQEIWGLENGYLDSVLVQQPWVMGYAGVAYAVMARNGVPLAKNVDTGILVITPESLASGEADAAINPFEYYKDW; encoded by the coding sequence ATGAAAAAGGGTCTAACTGTTTTGTTGTTAGTTACTGTTTTATTGAGTTTTTCGTTGATAGGTTTTGGACAAACTAGCTTTTTTGATATTTCAAAGGCAAATCCACCTAAAGCTATTCAGTCAAGTGACATGACAATCTTCTTCATAGTAAAAGCTAGTGAGAATGAATTTTGGCAGATTGTTTTGGATGGAGCGCAAAAAGCGGCGAACCATTTTGGTGTAGAATTTATTCATCAAGAAGCCACTTCGGAGTCTGAAGTCTCAAGGCAAGTTTCTATTTTAGAAACAGCGATTTCTACAAATCCAGATGCTATTGTTTTGGCTCCTACTGTAGCAGATGCCTTAGTCCCTGGAATAGAAAGAGCTATGGATAGTGGAATCCCGGTAATAATTATCGATTCCATGGCTAACACGGATAACTATGTATCATTTTTAGGTTCAGATAACTACACTATTGGCCAAAGATCCGCAGATGAGTTAGCTAAGGCACTGGAAGAGAAAAACGGTTCTCCAAGCGGAAAGGTTGCAGCAATAACATATATGAGTGGAGTTGGATCATTAGAAGCTAGAATCTCAGGATTCTTGGATAGAATTGAAGAGGCATATCCTGATATTGAGGTAGTCAGTGTAAGAGATGCTATGGGGCAAGTCGGTAACACCATAAACATTACTTTAGATTTGCTGACTGCTTATCCTGATTTGGATGGTTTGTATGCTAATAATCAAATGACAGGAGATGACATGGTAAGAGCTCTTGATATGCAAGGAAGAAACGATTTAGCAGCTGTTGCAGTGGATGCCAGTGCCCAAGAGATTTGGGGGTTAGAAAATGGTTATTTAGACTCCGTTCTTGTTCAACAACCATGGGTTATGGGATACGCTGGAGTCGCCTACGCTGTTATGGCAAGAAATGGAGTGCCTCTTGCTAAAAATGTCGATACTGGAATATTAGTTATTACGCCGGAATCATTAGCAAGTGGAGAAGCAGATGCTGCTATAAATCCTTTTGAATATTACAAGGATTGGTAA
- a CDS encoding sugar ABC transporter ATP-binding protein yields the protein MADEINSSYSVIMKNITKTFPGVVALANVNFELEEGEVKGLVGENGAGKSTLIKILTGAYTPDQGEIIIFGEKFGALNPIIAEKKGIAAVYQDLMLANHLTVQENIFLGNELSKLGLINKKEMTKRTNELLANLGYEGIIHPLDKVRNLSSAHKGMVAIAKALAKNAKIMIFDEPTAVLAEKEVKELFRVVKQLRNNGISVIYISHRLEEVFEICDTVTVLKDGKVVGSRKVEETTEDELITMMVGRELKKDLYLERNIGEEVLRVENLTNNKVKDCSFSIKKGEIVGIYGLVGSGRTELVRALFGADPIEEGNIYIRGKKVNKPSPNSSIKRKLGLLPEDRREQGLALRLSVKDNINLPIYTRISKIGIINSKKEKDNTFHFIESLSIKTPTIYQKVENLSGGNQQKVVLSKWLASESEVFILDEPTNGIDVGAKEEIYELINDLASRGNAILFISSYIPELMSICDRILVMREGTISGEVTRDEFSEEKILSIALKTENNKVGVKND from the coding sequence GTGGCTGATGAAATCAATTCTAGTTACAGTGTCATAATGAAAAATATCACCAAAACTTTCCCGGGTGTAGTAGCTTTAGCAAACGTTAATTTCGAATTAGAGGAAGGAGAAGTCAAAGGATTAGTTGGCGAAAATGGAGCAGGTAAATCAACATTAATTAAAATTTTAACGGGAGCCTATACTCCTGATCAAGGTGAAATTATTATATTTGGTGAAAAATTTGGTGCCTTAAATCCGATTATTGCTGAAAAAAAAGGAATTGCGGCGGTTTACCAAGATTTAATGTTAGCTAACCATCTAACGGTTCAAGAAAACATATTTTTAGGTAATGAATTATCTAAATTGGGTTTAATAAATAAAAAAGAAATGACTAAAAGAACCAATGAACTATTAGCAAACTTGGGGTACGAAGGAATCATTCATCCTTTAGATAAAGTTAGGAACCTAAGTTCCGCTCATAAGGGGATGGTGGCTATTGCGAAAGCTCTTGCAAAAAATGCGAAAATTATGATTTTTGATGAGCCTACTGCTGTTCTAGCCGAAAAAGAGGTTAAAGAACTATTTCGAGTGGTGAAACAATTAAGGAACAATGGAATTTCTGTTATATATATTTCGCATAGATTAGAGGAAGTATTTGAAATTTGTGATACCGTGACTGTTTTGAAGGACGGAAAAGTTGTAGGAAGTAGAAAGGTTGAAGAAACAACTGAGGATGAATTGATAACTATGATGGTAGGTAGAGAACTGAAAAAGGATTTGTATCTAGAGCGAAATATAGGGGAAGAAGTTTTAAGGGTCGAGAATTTAACAAACAACAAAGTAAAAGACTGCTCTTTTTCAATAAAAAAAGGCGAGATAGTTGGTATATATGGTTTAGTTGGTTCTGGTCGAACAGAACTCGTAAGAGCTTTATTTGGAGCGGACCCTATTGAAGAAGGGAATATATATATAAGAGGTAAAAAAGTTAATAAACCTTCTCCAAATAGTTCGATTAAAAGAAAACTTGGATTACTCCCTGAGGATCGAAGAGAACAAGGTTTAGCTCTTAGGCTTTCTGTTAAAGATAATATAAACCTGCCTATATACACCCGTATAAGTAAAATTGGAATTATCAATTCAAAAAAAGAAAAAGATAATACGTTTCATTTCATAGAATCTTTATCGATTAAAACTCCTACAATTTATCAAAAAGTTGAAAATTTAAGCGGTGGAAATCAACAAAAAGTAGTTCTTTCCAAGTGGTTAGCTAGTGAATCAGAGGTTTTTATATTAGATGAGCCGACTAATGGAATAGATGTTGGTGCAAAAGAAGAGATTTATGAATTAATAAATGATTTAGCCTCGCGTGGGAACGCAATTTTATTTATATCATCGTATATTCCTGAGTTGATGTCCATTTGTGACAGGATACTTGTAATGAGAGAGGGAACCATCTCGGGAGAGGTAACTAGGGATGAATTCTCTGAGGAAAAAATTCTATCCATCGCTTTAAAAACTGAAAACAACAAGGTAGGTGTAAAGAATGACTAA